TGCACATTTTTCGTCGCAACCGATTGGGTCGATAACCAGGCCATGTTTTACCGCAACAAAATCTCGCTGTGCATTGAACATACTAACTTTCCAACTTTCAACCTTCAACAGCTAAAAAATTTTGCAGCAGAAATTGAAACCGTTGAAGATGGGGTTCTTTGGCTCAAAGAACTTCGCATCTCCGACGATGTCCTGATTGATGAAATTTGCCGTGTTCTGGGTGTGGATTGGGAAGTCTTTTTGCGTGAAGTCCAACCCTATCTGACACGTGAGCAAATTCGGCAGATGCACGCCGATGGCTTTACCATCGGAGCGCATACCAGATCACATCCCAAATTGCGCGGGCTGGATGCCGCCGAAATCGAAGCCCAAATCGTAGATTCGTGCCGCATTGTGCAAGAGATCACCGGGCAGGCGATTGTTCCCTTTTCATTCCCACATTCAGCTTTTGGCATCCCGCGCCAACTGCTTGCCGATATTCGCACCCACCATCCCTTTATCGGCCTTCTCTTTGATACGAAAGGCGTGCATCAGGATGTGAATTTTATTGTCAACCGTGTCTGGGCAGAGCGCCCGCTAACCCCGGCGCGGGTCCTACATCCGCTGTCCGAGATTTTGCACAACGCCTATCAGGAAGCCTGGGTAGATGAAATCATAGACATGGGGCGAAAATTGCGCCGATAACAAACAGACTTCTGAAGTCTTCAAAACTTCGGAAGTCTGTGTTAAGGTCTAGCTGTCAACTCTGGGGGAATTATGCACTATCACGCAGCAAACCATATTTTGGATAGTCCACTTCAACGACCTGAATGTCTGCATCCAGTTTATCTTTAAAAGTATGGAGAAATTGTATAAACCGATAGACATCCGCAAAATTCGAGACTACCCCAACCGAGATTCGAATTGTGCTGGGGTTGCGGTTATGTTCGTTGCGCGCCCAATCAAAGAAATCATCAAATGATAATGCAGTGGGTTGATTGAATACCTGCGCCATTTCTTCTTGTTTTAGCTGATGCACGATTTCGCCAGTTCCCGGGTTGCAGAAGCAACCCGTCCGTAGCGAGATATTCGCTTGGTTCGCCAGCGCTTCGATGCGCCGGTAGTCGATGCGCGTCCCCTCGGGGTCGTCCACGCTGAAGGAAATTGTCCCCCCCCGCGCTTTCAGGTTCGTAGGCCCAAAAATCTGCACCAGGGGACGTCCATTGCTGTGGCGCAGCTTTATCATTTGGTCCAGCAGCCAGCCAGTCAGACAGGCAACCCGTTCGTGAATAATATCAATGCCGATGCTGGCAATATGGCGCAGGCCAATCTCTATGGCGGGCAAATTGAGATAATTGACGGTGCCATCTTCAAACCCGGCTTCATTCTCTAACAGATAATGCCATCCTTCGCCCTGTACGGAGGTAATCGAAATGGTACCACCCGCAAACCAGGGGCGTTGTAATTTTCGCAGGGTTGCTTTACGGGCCAGCAAGCAGCCCACTCCGGTGGGGTAGCCGAATATTTTATAAAACGACAGCGGCACAAAATCGGGTTTCCAGATACTCAGATCAAGGCGGTTTGTGGGGGCGAAAGCTGCGCTATCAAGTAAAACATCCCAACCCCTGGCTTGCGCCATCGCAATCCACTCCAGCGAATGTTGCACGCCGGTGAAATTGGATTGCGCCGGATAGGCGAATAGATTGTTGCTCTCCGGTTCGACTTGATTCAATTCTGCTTCGAGCTCGGCTGCGCCCAGGCGTAATTCAGGCATCACGGTGGGCATGTATGTTACTCGCGCGCCTTTACTGCGGGCAAATTCGCGGATGCCGTTGACGGAATTATGATTATCAAAAACGGGTAAGTAACGGCTGTGTGCATCAAATGGATACGCTTCGCCAACGAGTTTCAGCGCGCCGCTGGCATTGGGCGTGAAGATGACCACATATTCATCGGGGGAGGCGTTAAAGAATTCCAGCACATAACAACGCGCCTGTTCAACCAGGTGCGTCATGGCAAGGGATGTTGGATTCTTTGAATGGGGGTTGCCAAAAATGCCTTCTTCTAGCAGGGCCATGTGCTGGCGAAGCTGCGATGCGGCATACAAACCACCACCAGTGTAATCCAAATAGATTTGATTGTGTTTTTCCAGGCGGGCGTACTCGCGGGCGCGCAAATTATCTAATAGATGAGTGCTTTCATAGGCTGGATATTCATTTTTGAAAGCGGCTAAAGCCTGGTACAAATTATTATCGTTGTATTCATGCAATGATATTTCCATTCCATCGTTCCTTTCGGTGATCTGCGTTGGTTTGGAGTTGTGTTTTCTCGCCATATTGTATCGCATGTAGGCTATAGAGTTTTCACCGCGCAGTAAGAAAAAACCGAAAAACCAGACTACGCGGGTGACTTTGCCAGTCAAACAACCTGATTTTTCGTGTTCTTTCGCTCGGAAAGCTTTCGCCCGCCTTTCAAATTGGACAAAACCACTTGCATTTTAGAAGTGTTTCGTATATACTGTGTGTGCTTGTGGGATAAAGTGGGAAGAAGTGGCGCGCCGGGCGACCGGCGTGTGGTTGTTTAATGGAGAAATAGAACAAATGTTTTTGGGTCAGTACCGCCACTCGCTTGATGATAAGGGACGATTGACGATTCCGGCAAAGTTTCGCGACGAATTGTCTAATGGCGCGCATCTGACACAAGGTTTTGATCGCAACCTGCGCCTGGTGACGAAGGCAGCGTTTGATGAAATGGCTGCTAAAGTCAGTCAGATGCAGACAACCGATCCGTTAACCCGTATTTTGCGCCGTTTGATCTTTGCAAGCGCCAGCGAGGCTGACCTGGATAGCGTTGGCCGCATCTTGATTCCGCAGTTTTTGCGCGATGTGGCTGGATTGCAAACGGATGCTGTTATTGTAGGCGTTGGCGAGGCTATCGAAATCTGGTCACCTGCATCTTGGGATGAACAAGTTAGTTTGCTCAGCGATGTTGAAGCCAATTCACAGCGTTTTGCGGCCCTGGAATTATAGTCTTATGGCTGGATTTGTCTTACGGGTCAAACGGGGCGCTTTCAACCAACGAACTGCCCCACCGACAAATAAGACCAACCTTCCCATCCAACCCGATGACGCATCAACCTGTACTTTACCACGAAATTCTAGAAGCTCTGCATCCTCACGATGGCGGCTGTTATATTGACGGCACTGTAGGCGCCGGCGGCCATGCAAGGGGGATATTAGAGGCCAGTTCTCCGAATGGAAAATTACTAGGATTGGACCTCGACCCCCGGGCATTAGACTTAGCCAAAAATAACTTAGCATCTTTTGGGGAGCGCGTGACCCTGGTGCAAGCTTCTTACACATCGCTGGATGAGCAGATGCAAGCCCTGGGTTGGTCCTCTGTCCAGGGGATTGTACTCGACCTGGGCGTTTCTTCGATGCAGTTAGATACGCCGGAACGCGGCTTTTCCTTCAAAGTAGATGCCCCCCTGGATATGCGTTTCAGCCCCGAGGAAGTACGCACCGCTGCCGATTTGGTGAATTCGCTTCCTGAATCCGAGTTGGCCGATTTGATTTATCGCTACGGCGAAGAGCGCAAATCGCGGCAGGTGGCCCGGGCGATCGTTTATGCCCGGCCGGTTCGCACCACCCTCGAGCTGGCTCAGATCGTCAGCCGCGTAGTGGGCAAGGGCAAAGGATACACACGTTTGCATCCGGCTACGCGCACTTTTCAGGCATTGCGGATTGCCACCAACCGAGAATTGGAGGCTGTCGAGACTGTGCTCCCGTTGGCGATATCGGCATTGACCCCCGGGGGGCGGTTAGCTGTGATTGCCTTTCATTCGCTGGAAGATCGCATTGTAAAACGCTATTTTCAGCGTGAGAGTCGGGATTGTATATGCCCGGTCGAAATTCCGATATGTAGTTGCGGGCACCAGGCTTCTATTAATATGGTTACTCGGAAGCCCTTACAGGCTTCCTCAGCCGAAGTTGATAAAAATCCGCGGGCGCGCAGCGCTCGCTTGCGAGTTGCTGAAAAGCGCTAAGATTGGCATAAGACTTGCAGGGTACATAGGTAATATTGGATGCGATTCATTCTTGGTGATGATATGGACAACGTATCACAAATTACACAAGCATATTCTCAGGCCCCCTGGCGAAAGCAGCTTCAGGTGATCGGCATTTTTCTATCCGTGCTGATTATCTTGTTGATGGCTGCTAGTGTATTCGTTAGCATTACGGCACGCGCCGCGACGCTGGGCCGTGAAATTCAGCGCTATCGCCTGGAGAACGAAGACCTGGAATATGAAATTGCCAATCTGCGTTCTGATTTGGCGGCGCTAAATTCCGTTTCGGTACTCAAGGCGCGCGCGCTGGAACTGGGATTTCGTCCGGCTACTACCGACGAAATTTCCTATATCCGAGTGACCGGATATACAGGCAAGCCGAAGGCCAGTATTGCCACTCCTGCACAAACTGTGGTTTCAACTGCGCCTGTGCTTTTGCCCGCTTTTACCCAATCTTGGGTGGAGTGGCTTACAGAGCAACTTCAGAATCCCCCAATGTCGGTAGCGGACTCGCAGCCATGAATACAAGCAATCGTTTCCGTTATGCCAGTATGGGCGTAGTCTTTATTTTTGCCAGTCTGGCAATTGTCTCCCGGTTGATTTATATTCAAATTGGACCAACGCATGAAAGTATCCAGACCTTCGAGGCAGTGGATGGTTTGACACTCGTCAACCTGTACCCGGCACGCGGCAATATTTATGATCGTCATGGCCGTATGCTAGCGGGTAATCAGCTGATTTATGAAGTAGCGATTGAACTCAGCTATGTGCGCAACGCGGAAACAATTGCCTGGGCAACAAGTGCATATCTAGGCTTGGATTATAACGAAGTATTTGCTTTGGCCAGTTTGAAACTCGATGAGACAGACCTGAGGCATATTACACTGAGCAATTTTGTTCCACATGACACCGCGGAGATTTTATCGACGCTAAAATTCGATTTTTTGGATGATCCTGAAAATGCGGGTGTGGGTTCTAACAATAAAGTGCATAGTTTGGTTGGATTGACGATAACCCCGCGGCTAGATCGCAGTTACCCGGAGGGGCCGTTGGCATCCAATGTGTTGGGTTTTGTGATGAAAGACGGCACCAGCATTCATGGCGTTGAAGAAGAACTGCACTGGCTACTTTCTGGCGTGGAGAAACAAGAAGCGGTTTCCACGGACCCGCATCTGGCAATGGAATTGCCAGAAACAATACACGGTGCAGATATTGTATTGACTCTTGATCGAGAAATCCAGTCCGCAATGGAAGAAATACTCGATGCCCACATGGCATCCAGCGGTTCAACATCTGGCAGTATTATTGTGATGGACCCTAGGTCGGGTGAACTTCTCAGTATCGCATCGTACCCGCGTATGGATTTGTCGGCAGAGTGGGACTTTGAAGCCCTGTTTGAGGGGAATCTGGCGTTTAATATGGCGATTGATGGTTATGAGCCGGGTTCAGTTTTCAAAGTGCTTACTATGGCCTCCGCATTAGATGCAGGGGTTGTTGTGCCAAATACTGAATTTATTGATACCGGCGCACTGCCCGTGGATGGCTGGACAATCCATAACTGGGATGGCGGTGCCTGGGGGCCGCAAACGATGACGACATGTTTGCAGCACTCGTTGAATGTTTGCTTGGCCTGGATTGCTACGGAAAAGCTAGGCCCAACATTGTTTTACCAGTATTTGCACGATTTTCAGTTCAAACAACCTACCAATGTCGAATTAGCGCGTGAATATGCTGGTAATGTCCGATTTCATAATGATCCCGATTGGCATCTGATTGACCTGGCGACAAATTCGTATGGGCAAGGCATTGAAGTCACGCCGCTACAAATGCTGCGAGCAATTTCAGCGGTAGCCAACGATGGAAAAATGATGACGCCGTATATCCTGCAGGCTGTAGTCGATGACGAGCATCAGTATTCATTTGGCCCAGAAGTTGCCGGGCAGCCGATTTCAGCGGCTACAGCTCACACGCTTTCGGAAATGCTGGCTACATCGTTAGAGAAGGAAGCATCTACATCTTTGGTGCCTGGTTATCGTGTGGCCGGAAAAACAGGCACGGCCACAATTTATAACAGCAGTCTGACCAATGCATCGTTTGTTGGCTGGGGCCCGGTGGATGACCCTCAGTTTATGGTGTATATCTGGTTGAACAAGCCCACGAGTACGCCCTGGGCTTCGTTAGTCGCTGCCCCAGTCTTTCGTGATGTGGTGTCCCGGTTGGTGGTTCTGATGGATATTCCACCCGATGAGGTGAGACTTAGCATGAATGCCGAATAATTTGAAGAAGTTATGCTAACTTTAGGCGATATTCTGAACGCATTGGTTGACCAGCATCCTGCCTGGGCCACACAGGTTATCACGGATGCGGTTGTTGATTCCCGGCATACTATCCCTGGAGCGTTGTTTATAGCTATGCCCGGCGAGCAGGTTGATGGGCATCGTTTTGTTGTCAGTGCTTTCGAGCGCGGCGCAGTGTGTGCGCTTGTGCAGCAAGATATGCCAGAACCATTTCCTGTTTTAGATTTACGCCCCGGGGCAGCGCTCAACTTGAACTCCAGGATTGAATATCCCTGTGTTTTGCGTGTGGAAGATACTCTCTTGGCTTTGCAGCGGGCGGCATCCTACTGGCGTCGTCAATTGGATATAAAAGTTATTGGCATCACGGGCAGCGTTGGAAAATCGACCACGAAAGAATTGATTGCCGCGGTTTTGGGCCAGCGCTATAGTACTTTGAAAAATTCCGGCAATCTGAATAATGAGATTGGTTTGCCACTCACGGTGTTAGGCTTGAGTGATGGACATCGACGGGCGGTTCTGGAGATGGGTCTATACGTGCCGGGCGAAATCGCTTTTTTGTGTGATCTGGCGCAGCCACATATTGGTGTGATAACCAATGTTGGCACAGTTCATGCCGAACGCGCCGGATCGCAAGAAGCGATTGCGCGTGGCAAAGCAGAACTGGTTCAGGCGTTGCCCCCGGAGGGTGTGGCGATTTTAAATTACGATGACCCCTGGGTGCGCGAGATGGCCGGGAAAACAGAAGCACGGGTTTTCTTTTACGGGCTAGATGAGCAGGCCGATTTGTGGGCCGATCAGGTTGAGGGCCTGGGGCTGGAAGGAATTCGTTTCCGGCTGCATTACCAAAATGAAACATTATATTTGCGTGTGCCCATGATTGGCCGCCACTCGGTACATACGGCGCTTCGGGCGGCGGC
The window above is part of the Chloroflexota bacterium genome. Proteins encoded here:
- the mraZ gene encoding division/cell wall cluster transcriptional repressor MraZ, whose product is MFLGQYRHSLDDKGRLTIPAKFRDELSNGAHLTQGFDRNLRLVTKAAFDEMAAKVSQMQTTDPLTRILRRLIFASASEADLDSVGRILIPQFLRDVAGLQTDAVIVGVGEAIEIWSPASWDEQVSLLSDVEANSQRFAALEL
- the rsmH gene encoding 16S rRNA (cytosine(1402)-N(4))-methyltransferase RsmH, whose protein sequence is MTHQPVLYHEILEALHPHDGGCYIDGTVGAGGHARGILEASSPNGKLLGLDLDPRALDLAKNNLASFGERVTLVQASYTSLDEQMQALGWSSVQGIVLDLGVSSMQLDTPERGFSFKVDAPLDMRFSPEEVRTAADLVNSLPESELADLIYRYGEERKSRQVARAIVYARPVRTTLELAQIVSRVVGKGKGYTRLHPATRTFQALRIATNRELEAVETVLPLAISALTPGGRLAVIAFHSLEDRIVKRYFQRESRDCICPVEIPICSCGHQASINMVTRKPLQASSAEVDKNPRARSARLRVAEKR
- a CDS encoding aminotransferase class V-fold PLP-dependent enzyme; the protein is MEISLHEYNDNNLYQALAAFKNEYPAYESTHLLDNLRAREYARLEKHNQIYLDYTGGGLYAASQLRQHMALLEEGIFGNPHSKNPTSLAMTHLVEQARCYVLEFFNASPDEYVVIFTPNASGALKLVGEAYPFDAHSRYLPVFDNHNSVNGIREFARSKGARVTYMPTVMPELRLGAAELEAELNQVEPESNNLFAYPAQSNFTGVQHSLEWIAMAQARGWDVLLDSAAFAPTNRLDLSIWKPDFVPLSFYKIFGYPTGVGCLLARKATLRKLQRPWFAGGTISITSVQGEGWHYLLENEAGFEDGTVNYLNLPAIEIGLRHIASIGIDIIHERVACLTGWLLDQMIKLRHSNGRPLVQIFGPTNLKARGGTISFSVDDPEGTRIDYRRIEALANQANISLRTGCFCNPGTGEIVHQLKQEEMAQVFNQPTALSFDDFFDWARNEHNRNPSTIRISVGVVSNFADVYRFIQFLHTFKDKLDADIQVVEVDYPKYGLLRDSA
- a CDS encoding penicillin-binding protein 2, translated to MNTSNRFRYASMGVVFIFASLAIVSRLIYIQIGPTHESIQTFEAVDGLTLVNLYPARGNIYDRHGRMLAGNQLIYEVAIELSYVRNAETIAWATSAYLGLDYNEVFALASLKLDETDLRHITLSNFVPHDTAEILSTLKFDFLDDPENAGVGSNNKVHSLVGLTITPRLDRSYPEGPLASNVLGFVMKDGTSIHGVEEELHWLLSGVEKQEAVSTDPHLAMELPETIHGADIVLTLDREIQSAMEEILDAHMASSGSTSGSIIVMDPRSGELLSIASYPRMDLSAEWDFEALFEGNLAFNMAIDGYEPGSVFKVLTMASALDAGVVVPNTEFIDTGALPVDGWTIHNWDGGAWGPQTMTTCLQHSLNVCLAWIATEKLGPTLFYQYLHDFQFKQPTNVELAREYAGNVRFHNDPDWHLIDLATNSYGQGIEVTPLQMLRAISAVANDGKMMTPYILQAVVDDEHQYSFGPEVAGQPISAATAHTLSEMLATSLEKEASTSLVPGYRVAGKTGTATIYNSSLTNASFVGWGPVDDPQFMVYIWLNKPTSTPWASLVAAPVFRDVVSRLVVLMDIPPDEVRLSMNAE
- a CDS encoding UDP-N-acetylmuramoyl-tripeptide--D-alanyl-D-alanine ligase, whose translation is MLTLGDILNALVDQHPAWATQVITDAVVDSRHTIPGALFIAMPGEQVDGHRFVVSAFERGAVCALVQQDMPEPFPVLDLRPGAALNLNSRIEYPCVLRVEDTLLALQRAASYWRRQLDIKVIGITGSVGKSTTKELIAAVLGQRYSTLKNSGNLNNEIGLPLTVLGLSDGHRRAVLEMGLYVPGEIAFLCDLAQPHIGVITNVGTVHAERAGSQEAIARGKAELVQALPPEGVAILNYDDPWVREMAGKTEARVFFYGLDEQADLWADQVEGLGLEGIRFRLHYQNETLYLRVPMIGRHSVHTALRAAAVGLVDGLTWQEIVTGLRAGHTQLRLVAVRTESGALLLDDTYNASPQSTLAALNLLDEMDGRKVAVLGDMLELGPYEHEGHWKMGLRAAEVADELITIGERARIIAAAVRRTRFPEERIAELEDSQQAIEYLREKLGADDVVLVKGSRGMHMDRIVASLEARS
- a CDS encoding polysaccharide deacetylase family protein → MKKIFSKILEFIARIIPLRLYPLLLRRTHVDFFYHAVSDEPMEHARWLYPVVPVVQFAEAIEFIHAQYTPVDYHQLHAHYTQGKSLPSNAAHLSFDDGFSECYSVVRPLLLKKKIPCTFFVATDWVDNQAMFYRNKISLCIEHTNFPTFNLQQLKNFAAEIETVEDGVLWLKELRISDDVLIDEICRVLGVDWEVFLREVQPYLTREQIRQMHADGFTIGAHTRSHPKLRGLDAAEIEAQIVDSCRIVQEITGQAIVPFSFPHSAFGIPRQLLADIRTHHPFIGLLFDTKGVHQDVNFIVNRVWAERPLTPARVLHPLSEILHNAYQEAWVDEIIDMGRKLRR